GAGCTCGAGTGAGCGTCGCCCCGCGACGACGGACGGCCCGTCCCGGCGTTGAAGAAGACGACGACCTGGTCCGATAATGGCGAGCGGCCTACGTCGGCTTCCAGTGGGCGGTGTCGTGCCGAACGACCCACGAGCGCGGACGGTTCGGGAGGGGCGTGATGCGATCGGCAGAGACGTCCGAGGAGAGGAACGGGGCCTTTCGCGTGCTCGGCGTCGTCGGAGCCGCATGGGTCCTGTCCCTGGGCTTCGACCTGCTCCTCCATGCGGGGGTCCTGGCGAAGCTCTACGTCGAGCCGAGCCCGTTCCTCCTCCAGCCTGAAGAGGCGTTTCACCGCATTCCGCTGGGGTATCTCGCGTTTCTCGTGCTGACCTTCGGCCTCTACTGGCTCCTTCGCCGGCTGGGCACGCGGGGAGCCGCGCCGGGATTCCGGCTCGGAGGGATCGCGGGCTGGGTCGTCTGGGGGGCGCTGACGGTCGGCCTGTATTCGATCAGCACGGCGGGATGGCCGCTTCTTCTCGGCTGGTGGCTCGGTCAGTCGATCGAGCTGGGGCTCGCGGGCGCCGTCCTCGGATCCGCCGCCGCCGGCGCGTCCCTCAAGCGCATCTGGGTCGTGGTGGCGTTCGCCGTCGTCGGCTGCATCGCGGTGACCGTCGTCTTGCAGACGCTCGGGCTGGCCCCGGCGATGCGAGTCATGAGATGAGCGGCACGGCTCGACAAGCGGTGACGGAGCGGTCCGAGGCTCGGCACGCATGATCACCGCTCGACCGGCCGGGATGCGGCGAGGTGAGAGATGAGGATCGTGTCGGTGAACGTCGGTCCCCCGCGCGAGATCGAGTGGCGCGGAAGGACCGTTCGAACTTCCATCTTCAAGGAGCCCGTCGAGGGCGCCGTCCGGGTGAGGTCGCTGAACCTTGACGGCGACGAGCAGTCCGACCTGACCGTGCACGGCGGCGTCGACAAGGCGGTCTACGTCTACCCGGCGGAGCATTACGGGTACTGGCGCCGAGAGCTTCCCGGCGTCGCTCTCCCGTGGGGAGCGTTCGGCGAGAACCTCACGACCGAGGGTCTCTTGGAGGTCGACGTCAACATCGGGGACCGGCTTCGTGCCGGCTCGGCCGAGCTCGTGGTCACCCAGCCCCGGATGCCGTGCTACAAGCTCGGGGTTCGCTTCGACCGGCTGGACATGGTCAAGCGGTTCCTGGCCAGCGGGCGGAGCGGGTTCTATCTCGCGGTGATTCGCGAAGGCGAGATCGCGGCGGGCGACGCCGTGACGTGGATCGCTCGCGACGACCACGTGGTCAGCGTGGCGGACGTGGTCGACCTGTACAGGTCGGACGCCGCCAACCAGGATCTCCTGCTCCGCGCGAGCGAGCTTCCGGCCCTTCCC
The genomic region above belongs to Terriglobia bacterium and contains:
- a CDS encoding MOSC domain-containing protein, with product MRIVSVNVGPPREIEWRGRTVRTSIFKEPVEGAVRVRSLNLDGDEQSDLTVHGGVDKAVYVYPAEHYGYWRRELPGVALPWGAFGENLTTEGLLEVDVNIGDRLRAGSAELVVTQPRMPCYKLGVRFDRLDMVKRFLASGRSGFYLAVIREGEIAAGDAVTWIARDDHVVSVADVVDLYRSDAANQDLLLRASELPALPEGWRDYFRKRLSQPDA